The following proteins come from a genomic window of Diorhabda carinulata isolate Delta chromosome X, icDioCari1.1, whole genome shotgun sequence:
- the LOC130901391 gene encoding ubiquitin-conjugating enzyme E2 Q2 isoform X1, with amino-acid sequence MACLNTLKQEIRTLESVFTKNHERFQIISASVDELTCRFIAKNSVEYTIHANITETYPAVPPVWFADSEETSISNAVQILSNTVGLDNHVLHQVIILLRELCRLHGVPEPPDLDRLHILNPLTTNRISTRSSSGGGDEAMMEDEGLDSDVDLDIGDSDGEEESDADEDLAMEMEDNRPKADEMGVEHLATLERLRQNQRQDYLKGSVSGSVQATDRLMKELRDIYRSDSFKNKMYQIELVNDSLYEWNVRLMCVDPDSPLSHDLQMLKEKEGKDAIQLNMLFKDTYPFEPPFVRVVYPVISGGYVLVGGAICMELLTKQGWSSAYTVEAVIMQISATLVKGKARIQFGAPKVCSQGQYSLARAQQSFKSLVQIHEKNGKKTTTIFNFEKKYRFIFRRLVYSPERRWLSDNALINFIFR; translated from the exons ATGGCTTGTTTAAATACATTGAAACAAGAAATAAGGACTTTAGAATCcgtttttacgaaaaatcaTGAACGATTTCAGATTATCTCCGCTAGTGTTGACGAATTGACATGTAggtttattgcaaaaaattcagTAGAATATACGATCCATGCTAATATTACG gaAACTTATCCTGCGGTTCCACCAGTGTGGTTCGCTGATTCGGAGGAAACTAGTATCTCAAATGCCGTTCAAATATTAAGTAATACTGTAGGTTTGGACAACCACGTCCTTCATCAAGTGATAATATTACTTAGGGAACTCTGTCGGTTACATGGAGTTCCCGAACCGCCTGATTTAGATAGACTGCATATTTTAAATCCACTAACAACTAATAG AATAAGTACACGAAGTAGCAGCGGTGGTGGTGATGAAGCGATGATGGAAGACGAAGGTTTAGACAGTGATGTGGATCTCGATATTGGTGATAGTGATGGTGAGGAAGAAAGCGACGCGGATGAAGATCTCGCGATGGAAATGGAGGATAACAGACCGAAAGCAGACGAAATGGGAGTAGAACATTTAGCTACTCTTGAACGACTCAGACAAAATCAACGGCAGGATTATTTGAAA GGGTCCGTGTCTGGTTCGGTTCAAGCGACTGATCGACTCATGAAGGAATTACGTGATATTTATAGGTCGGACTCGTTCAagaataaaatgtatcaaattgaGTTAGTGAATGATTCGTTGTACGAATGGAATGTTAGGTTGATGTGCGTGGATCCGGACAGTCCGCTCAGTCACGATCTTCAAATGCTCAAAGAGAAGGAAGGGAAAGATGCTATACAACTCAATATGCTCTTTAAAGATACTTATCCATTTGAACCACCGTTTGTCCGAGTCGTTTATCCGGTTATATCTG GTGGTTATGTGTTAGTCGGTGGTGCGATATGTATGGAACTGCTGACTAAGCAGGGTTGGTCGAGCGCTTACACGGTAGAAGCGGTTATAATGCAGATTTCTGCAACTTTGGTGAAAGGCAAGGCTCGCATTCAATTCGGGGCACCGAAAGTATGTTCACAAGGACAATATAGTTTGGCGCGTGCCCAACAGAGTTTTAAATCTTTAGTACAAATCCACGAGAAAAACGGTAAGAAGACGACGACGatttttaatttcgaaaaaaaatatcgttttatttttcgCAGGTTGGTTTACTCCCCCGAAAGAAGATGGCTAAGTGATAATGCgctaataaattttatttttcgataa
- the LOC130901391 gene encoding ubiquitin-conjugating enzyme E2 Q2 isoform X2, translated as MACLNTLKQEIRTLESVFTKNHERFQIISASVDELTCRFIAKNSVEYTIHANITETYPAVPPVWFADSEETSISNAVQILSNTVGLDNHVLHQVIILLRELCRLHGVPEPPDLDRLHILNPLTTNRISTRSSSGGGDEAMMEDEGLDSDVDLDIGDSDGEEESDADEDLAMEMEDNRPKADEMGVEHLATLERLRQNQRQDYLKGSVSGSVQATDRLMKELRDIYRSDSFKNKMYQIELVNDSLYEWNVRLMCVDPDSPLSHDLQMLKEKEGKDAIQLNMLFKDTYPFEPPFVRVVYPVISGGYVLVGGAICMELLTKQGWSSAYTVEAVIMQISATLVKGKARIQFGAPKVCSQGQYSLARAQQSFKSLVQIHEKNGWFTPPKEDG; from the exons ATGGCTTGTTTAAATACATTGAAACAAGAAATAAGGACTTTAGAATCcgtttttacgaaaaatcaTGAACGATTTCAGATTATCTCCGCTAGTGTTGACGAATTGACATGTAggtttattgcaaaaaattcagTAGAATATACGATCCATGCTAATATTACG gaAACTTATCCTGCGGTTCCACCAGTGTGGTTCGCTGATTCGGAGGAAACTAGTATCTCAAATGCCGTTCAAATATTAAGTAATACTGTAGGTTTGGACAACCACGTCCTTCATCAAGTGATAATATTACTTAGGGAACTCTGTCGGTTACATGGAGTTCCCGAACCGCCTGATTTAGATAGACTGCATATTTTAAATCCACTAACAACTAATAG AATAAGTACACGAAGTAGCAGCGGTGGTGGTGATGAAGCGATGATGGAAGACGAAGGTTTAGACAGTGATGTGGATCTCGATATTGGTGATAGTGATGGTGAGGAAGAAAGCGACGCGGATGAAGATCTCGCGATGGAAATGGAGGATAACAGACCGAAAGCAGACGAAATGGGAGTAGAACATTTAGCTACTCTTGAACGACTCAGACAAAATCAACGGCAGGATTATTTGAAA GGGTCCGTGTCTGGTTCGGTTCAAGCGACTGATCGACTCATGAAGGAATTACGTGATATTTATAGGTCGGACTCGTTCAagaataaaatgtatcaaattgaGTTAGTGAATGATTCGTTGTACGAATGGAATGTTAGGTTGATGTGCGTGGATCCGGACAGTCCGCTCAGTCACGATCTTCAAATGCTCAAAGAGAAGGAAGGGAAAGATGCTATACAACTCAATATGCTCTTTAAAGATACTTATCCATTTGAACCACCGTTTGTCCGAGTCGTTTATCCGGTTATATCTG GTGGTTATGTGTTAGTCGGTGGTGCGATATGTATGGAACTGCTGACTAAGCAGGGTTGGTCGAGCGCTTACACGGTAGAAGCGGTTATAATGCAGATTTCTGCAACTTTGGTGAAAGGCAAGGCTCGCATTCAATTCGGGGCACCGAAAGTATGTTCACAAGGACAATATAGTTTGGCGCGTGCCCAACAGAGTTTTAAATCTTTAGTACAAATCCACGAGAAAAACG GTTGGTTTACTCCCCCGAAAGAAGATGGCTAA